DNA sequence from the Desulfobotulus pelophilus genome:
GCTTTGCAAAATGAGAATTTGAGGCACATCGTTGTTGAAGCCCTTGCCGGACAAACAAACGTTCCAAAAGAGCGAATAGTATGCCAGCCAAACAAAGACAAATATTGTAACAAAAACAATCCCTCGGTTGTCACGCCGGAACTGGACGAAGTGTTTTATCTGATGCGAGCCCTGAATGCACGGGCTTTGCGCGATTCGCGAACCGCCTCGGATGAAATGGGGCGGCACAACTTTTCAGTCACCATGGAAAGATTCGCCACGGACATAGCCGATGCGATACATGATCGACCCTTCACTTATGTCGAAATGGGTCCGGAACCGGTTAAAACAACATGCCTGATCCGAAATCTTCGCACCAATGGGGTCCGATTGACGGGGTATATCGGGATTGACATCAACCCCGCATCCGAAAAGCCGATGCGGGAAGCGCTGGCTCCCATGATGGACCCGTTTCTGATCCATTTCTGTTTCCGCGATTTTTCCAATCTTTCTCAATCGGATATACACCGGAAGGAATTCCCGAGCCTTGTCACGATGCTGGGTTTTCAGGAAGGCAATGAGCACCCGGATGCGATTGTCAGCCGCCTGAAAAGAATTGTGCTTCCCGGTGATTTAGTGGCTTCCGAAATGCACGTGAGCACACAATCCAGACGTCACAAGCTGGAAAAGTTCTACGAGTCGGCGGAAATGAAAAGATTCTCGCGCCTTGCATTTGAGCGAATGGTCGGAACCTGTTCCTCCGAATACGCCATTCACACCCTGGATATCGACGTGGGTCTCAAATCCCCTGTCCCCATATGCGTGACCTCCGAGTCGTTCGAAGACCCGGATACAGGGGAAATAGTAATATGCGTGACCAACTGGTGCCTGAAGTTTTCCGCGCTTCAACATCGAGTCGTGCGCGAAGCCATCTCGAATCTGATTGTAATTGCGGAACGGAGAACTGGCGACCGAACGGTATCCTTCCAACTGGCGGAAGCCATCGCCGACGAGGCAGGCATTGTCGACATCGTCGAACCTTTTGTAACAACGCTGCAGGAAAGCGCGGAATAGCGGGGGAAATGGAGAGAAACGGATGACTGATTCAGACAAAACGGTTTCGCCAACAACATTGATTCCAGCAGGATTATCTATAGTTGCAGCCACTTATGGACTTGCAAGGTACTCCTATGGTCTTTACCTGCCTGATATTCGTGCGGACCTTGAATTGTCCATCGAGGTTATGGGAATAATCGGCAGTCTTTCCTATGCCGGTTACCTGGCTGCGACCATTTTCGGTTCCACGATTTCGGGTATTACGGGGCCACGACTGCCGATTGTGCTGGGCGGTCTGTGCGCGGCCAGCGGAATGGCGCTTATATCAATCAGTTCCGGCCCATGGCTGCTTGGTTTGGGCGTGTTGCTCGCCGGAACCAGTCCGGGGCTGGCCTACCCTCCGCTTTCAGACGCGATTACTCGCTTAATAAGACCATCCAGGCAGGATCGCACGTATGCTATCATCAACTCCGGCACCAGCATCGGGGTTATAATTTCAGGCCCGGCCGCCTTGCTTGCAGGAGAAGAATGGCGTTGGGCATGGGCCGGGTTCGCACTTTTCGCAATACTGGCAACCATTTGGAACGCATCCCTGATGCCGAAGAGACGCGCCGGTGAACCAAGTGGCGCGGATATCCCGCAGCTGTGCTGGGCATG
Encoded proteins:
- a CDS encoding MFS transporter, whose product is MTDSDKTVSPTTLIPAGLSIVAATYGLARYSYGLYLPDIRADLELSIEVMGIIGSLSYAGYLAATIFGSTISGITGPRLPIVLGGLCAASGMALISISSGPWLLGLGVLLAGTSPGLAYPPLSDAITRLIRPSRQDRTYAIINSGTSIGVIISGPAALLAGEEWRWAWAGFALFAILATIWNASLMPKRRAGEPSGADIPQLCWAWLVNHKSKRLFMAASLFGISSAVYWTFAVDLLVTSGAMGSGLSRAFWILIGICGLAGGCAGDLVRLFGLRRVFSSLLIACTISILGIAFWPDNLSVALASAMLFGATFILITGLFGIWSVNTFNDRPSAGFGATFFLISAGQLIAPTLAGIIAGAWSLHYAFILAAALCLLTVFLKPNQEIYRMIEPEG